The region AaaccaaaatactgtagttCTGTTCTTACAAATTCCTTTTATAATTTAAACAGTAACCCTATTTTCTGAAACAATGGAAACAGGGAGATGTcatctatactgtatatattgtgtaaatatatactgtgtgaATATAGAATATCAGCAATAAATTAGATATATTAGAACTGTActcattttcttccattttcccCGTTACTatataaaaataacacattgcAAGCACTTCATTCGTGTATACATGTTCATACAAACTGGTTGACAATAAGTGACAATGGGAATGCAGCTTGTGCAGCGACACATTGGGGTCCTTGCTGCTTTCTTTGGAGAGCGATGGAAATCTCGTCTGCCAAATTCAAAGTCGTTGCATCCGCACATGCCCGCTTGCTCCCATGTGATCAGTCCAAGGCACGCTCCATATCGAGAATTCATGTTTCCAAGCGGTTACGGTAACCAATGAAATTATTACCCTGTACTTCAGCTAACAATCCATTCTTGTATATGCAGTTGTTGGGGTTCAGAATGATCCTTGCTACATGGAATAGTCATTATTTGAAAATGCTTGCATGAACatagaaaaagaggaagagccAGCGAATCCTGCATGTTCCTCAAGTTAGTAAATAGAGTTATTAGCagctgcagatttttttttttaataacagaaAAGACCATAGAGTGTTCGATgcatgtgtgtaaaaaaaaaaaaaggggggggggggtcatggcCAAACCATGTAACGTTTGCTGGTTATTCTGCCATGCCCCATCACAGAGTCACTCCACAGCAAAGCCACATGTCTCCTCAATGGCAGTCAGCAACTTGTCATATAGTTTGTCATAGCTTTCATAGGGAGGAATGTCGATCCGGTTGAAACTGTAAAAATAGAAGATGAGGATTTCAAGTTAGGGCAGTATGAAAAGCATTAGGAAGTTCATATAAATGGACAGGAGTGCTTGGAGAAACCAGCAGAAAATTCATGAAGTCAtatgagcatttattccatattctTGATCTGTACCATTACACACTTTGCCCTAAGACAATTAAGCACACTTGTAGAACGACTATGTCTAAGTTACTAGTAACATTTCTTCTCAACCAAAGTTGAGTTTGGGTGATTTTGTTATGGTCATCTGATGAGACCAAGTTGGAACTTTTCAAGTGATAATTCCAAAAGGTATCTCTGGCCACATTGTTGATCATTAGATCATCAAAATGACACCCTATCTGTGTGTGGTCGTGGCAGTATCATGCTTTGTGGTTGTTTTACTTCAATTGGAGGTAGGGCCTTTAGTCAAGGTGGAAGGAGGGAATTATGAACggtttcaaaaacaattttctcTCAGCCAGTTATACGGTAAGAGTAAATACTGAAAAACTACAGAATGAAACATtctcattcaaaaacaaaatatttatattatttaggggtgtcaaaatttgagtGTCTTTAATGACCGCACCTTACTTGGAAAacttgtactgggggaattccagtagAAAGGCAGCAGGCATGTCCATGTCaagatttagcagtaataaatttagtAATAATCCATACATTTGTggcgactggggtcaagttctttattacaattttaaaaatgtgcagaatttcacaagttacttcatgttaaagattagatagcttttgatatgaaaagaaaaatgtactgagctgtcaccaatgtcttacagatgcaattatgccatctagtgacaaaaaaatgacctcaacacaaatcaatatcgcactccttattttactaattaatttaatacagtacagggagtcctcaagttaagGCGGAGCTCCGTGCCtatgctggcgatgtaacccggaTTTCGATTTAAGTCAGATTTTCctgttaaagttgatatttacatcaaaatacttcgtacagtaatttttaaaaCGCTTTTTGCGTGACCTGGAAGAGccagaaccaatatttcgtgtttcggCAGAGTGGAGCTAAATGAAGCTTAAACATGGAAATTTGACGCGCCtaatggcgagccgacctgctcgatggacgtccgttgctggaggtaacaacaacacaactttaactaaatttaaaatggCGTCATTACTGTGAATTACTATGAATTATTacgactaaaagatgcagacatatttctattagtttaacatttttcccacttttatgttaacaagagtatgaaaacttagaaaaacattttattgtacatttagaacagatataaaatttttgattaattgtgagttaactatttaagtcatgtggcaaaaaaatgacctcaacacatcatgcgattaattatgatttaaaaatgtaatcacctgattcctctaatattattatatcattCTTTTTATCAATGATATTAACCCGTgggtagtattttattttgaaatggcttgaccagaaccatcaaaaagcccaaaacgggtcacaatattGCCTAGGGGTTGTTAGAGGTGTAACTCAATACATttctccattaaaaaaagaaaaaagacaaccaATTAACAACATTCCCAGTTGAAAAAGATTGATTGAATAAGCACAACggaagtttgtctttttttctttagctgCAGAAGCCCCTAGTGTCACACCTCCTCGAAAATAATACAGTATCCCCCCAAACATTTTTCTCACCACGTGTGGGCTTTGGGGAGGTTGTTGGTGTTGGCATCAATCTGATGGATGGTGAATAGCCGTGGGCCAGCAGCACCTGCagtcaaagaaaataaaacttcAGTAAAAATCGACTTCCGGACACTTGCttttacagtgtacatttgCACCATTACCAAGCATTGGTAAACAAATGTTGCATTTTTGATTGTAAATTGTCAATTTATCAGTTTTGATGTAGGCCATTCGTGAAGCTGGCATACTGACTCTTAATGGCAGAAATATGTCCATTTATCACAATCAATGCAAGGTCACAGAGACAAAACTGCAGCAACTAAATGTTTCTagttttgctttttcattttcttatcaTTCTTGTTAGCCCTGGAAAAAAGATGGCAATGTTAAGCATTCTTGTCCGCCCATGAGATAACAAGAGGTCAGAGTGTACTCCTCATGCCCGAGTGCTTCATCTCACTGTAACACGATCTGCCAGCAGCAGAACGGGCTTGAAATTGGTCCGAAAAAACCCAGAGACATCTTCTGTAGTTAGAACTCATGGTTTTGGTGCGTTGTGATTGAAACATGACAATGACTTAAAAACAACTTCTCTTCTCATCATTGGTCTTTCTTTACCTTGGAGGGCCTTGAAGCCCTGCAGCGGAACCCTGGAAGAACCTGTGACAAACTGTAGTAGACGGGCTCTTCGCTCCTCATCGAAAGACTCCACAGCTTTCCAGAACCACTTGACGATGTTGCTGTCTGGAGTGCAATGTTTGAGCCGTGTGTTGGACTTCCAGTCATTGATGTCGATTTTACCCAGGCCACATACGATCAGCTGAGGAAGGAAGACACCAACATGTTTATTTGAATAGTGTGTAAATTTACTACCCCCCTGAATCAAGTTTGATTTGCCGACATGACAAAGGGAAAGTACCTCAAGCTCTTTCTCGTCAAAAGCCTTTAAAAGGTGTTGGGGGATGACTTCATTGAAGCCCTTCTGCAGAGCCAGGAACTGAGCCTCAATGCCCCGCAGGAAGCGCCAGTTGACGTACAAGCGCACATACTCTTTCTTCGTGTCCTGCGTGACGGGGATACTTTTGCCATTTGGCTTCAGCTCATGCTGGATGATCTCTCCGTAGGCATTGTGTTCGACGCAGAAGGTGTGGTCCAACACGCCTGTGATGTCGTTGTCTCTGAGGAGTCATTTCAAGTCAATCACAGGATTTTACACATTGaggaaaacatcaacaaaaagaaaaatccatcaTCTGAATCCTCTTCAGCTTTGCTCAATAATAAACCCTAGAGGGTGCTGTCATCAAGCAACCAGGTCTGGGCAAGGGCTTTTGTGCTCAAAATGTCAATGTAGTGAGTTGGATTGcacatttatttgttataaTATCACAATGAAATGTGTCTTGTACGTACAGGATCCAGACCAGACTGTTGTGCAGGTCCGGGTCTACAGACTCCATGTCGTCCAGGGTGATGGGTTTGCCGAGCAGTTGTTTGTAGAAGGGTAAGGTAAAGCCTCCATCAATGTAGTGGCCGTGGAACACTGCCATCCCCATGATACGGCCCACAAAGTGGAAGTATGACAAGTGCTCCTACACATAGAGGACACGTGCATATTAAAGAAATGATTATTTGCATGTGGAACTTGCTCATGTGTtgcatttaaatatttgtaGAGGTTAAACTGTGACCAATATATATCtctttttaaataactcaatACTATAAATATTACAAGCtgtcattttttggggaaagTGGAAATCTATTACAAATTttgcaaatatatttaatttcaaataaaacaagtGAAAAACAAATGGAATCTCAAAACCACGATTTGTTTTCCAAATGATTCCTTCTCTAGAAAGCTGAAATGAAGGAAACGTGATTAGGAAAATAGGAGTATTTGAGCTCATAAAAAGAAGCCAGCAAGAATGTTTGAGCGATGAAAAATTTCAATGATGGTTTGATAGGAATTATCAAATACCAGGAGATTCTTTCTGGCAACACAAGGTGTTTGGTTAGAGTTGGTTGCACTGCCATCACATATGACTGCTGTATTGTGCATGACTCACAGGGTTGACTGCAGAGTCCGGGTTAATCTGCAGTGTGTAGATGTCATCACGCGAGTACTGGAACAGGCCATAGTACGGGTTCAACATCTCATGTGATAGCAGATAGAGCCACTCCCTGTACAGAGAGACCAAACAACGAAAAAATAAGTTGACCAAAATCTATACTGTATTCTACAGTGAACTCATCCATATTTGCAGTACAGCATTCTCAAATGAACCttttcgcagattttttttctacctatttgctgttgactgaaacaATATCAGTATTGCTTTgctatcttgtggcatcttggtaacaagcaactatgttgaagtgagttgaggagcttcatttagacaaaagcagtGCTTTTGTAAGCAACAGCAAATCATTAACAGTTTTGGAGGGGGTGTCAATTACTTTCGAATGCTTTCCTACCTGGCCACTCCTCCATAATCAAGTCCTTCTTCTCCCCGAAACTTCACCATTAGCCTTTTCCATAAGTCCTTTGGCCTCATCTTCATCACTTGTCGATAGGATTCCTGCAGTGCAGTAAAGACAGACTCATTAAGGAAAGTTAGCAAAACTTGCTAGTGGTTCCCGTGGACAAAGCAAAATGGAGCAAGTACAAACACACAGTTGCATAAGCAACTGTAAATAGGactgaatgattttgaaaaataaacaatgcgattttttttccccttccctcAATATGCGATTGTTTGTCAAGGTCCGCTTcctatgtactgtatttttatacaaacacaaccaataaattaatctgtattacaacAACCAGATGTATAccaaaatgttttggtcttataAATTAGgtttacacaaaataaaaggcaaatgaaccgtaaattaacatgaaaaaaatacagttactTACTAAACAACTTGACTTGCAGTATTTGAAGCATTCACTTTGATAAATTCACAAAATCCTACCAAATATGTGCAtcagaaaataaatgactaagtcACAAATcacattacaacaataatgcaaacaaagctGTGTCTTAATGgcttcaacttttcatgtttcatgaaacaatgaTATGTAAACATGTGGATTGCACCAAACCTATGTAGACACACTGAAATGAAGCCgtgtaccccccaaaaattccatcttttgtaatttgaaaattgcattccaCAACACTGCAATGttgattttaatttgattaattgttcaacCTTATTTGCAATGTAAATTATTGCCATTAAACTAGCGACGCACCACAGATGCACGCAACCATTTAACAACAGCTAGATATGAAAATGTTGCAGCACACAACATGAAAGTGAAATTTTACAGCTAACGAGAAGGTCATCAAGTCCTGTATGTGCTGTTGCAGTGTGCCTCTTGCGGCTCATTGCTGTCATTCTCCAGCTCAATAAGTGTTCATCCCATGTGCAGACTGCTGGCGTATTAAGGGCAGGGTTCATTAAAAGTGGATTAGGGGCAGTTATAATAAACACAGCCATAAGGCTATAATAACACAGCCTCTTTCACCACCACGTTCCACCCTTCCCTTCAGATGAGGCAGACAACTTCGAGGTGCTGTGAGGGGAAAAGCGAAGGTCTTATCTACAGCAAAAGCACATTTAGAAGGCTCTGACAGACCACAGGCTAACGCTTGCCCATTCAGTCATGAGTTAATGCTTCAGATGGTCTGGAGAAGCTACGCGTTATGTCTCACACAACCTTAAGACGCCCTTTGCCCTATAACGCCCGTCTCTCTCATATGCTGTGAGATCAGCCAACAAAAATGTCTTCGTTCAGATTAACAGACATGGCTGTTCCAGCACATTCCGCTGCATATTTTATGAGGGTCGTCTAGTCCGTTGCAGGTGTTGCTGCGCTGATAAAGGCCCTCCCTGCGTCTCGCAGAAGCAGAAAACATTCCCCTACTGAGTAAACGTACTTGAGACAGAGTTCTGCTTTGGATTGGAAACTGAAAAGCTTCCACATGTGTGTGTCACCGTCAAACTGCCAGGGGGCAATGTTTATGGTAGTACACAAGAAATCGAGATAAAAGGTTCACATGCACGTAGCTTGAGTGAATCTAAAAATAACTTGGAACAGTTAACTAAGAGCAGATCTTGTGTTGTCTGCCTCACAGACAGTGGAATAGCAAGTGGCACCCTTATTTAAAAAGtcagattaaatacattttccacaGTTAGAGGAATTGAATTCatgttacaataaaaaaaataaaagcaaacattaataaactcatatatatatatatatatatatatatatatatatatatatatatatatatatacatactgttaGTACTCTATGTACTCTAGTATTTGTGTTCTCCTTTCCCACATAGGCCTACAAGGACTTTACTACTACCTTAATGGCTTCAGTTTTTTGACACATTACTTTAGCGGCAGTCTAATTGAAGCATGCTCAAATTACTCACATTCTGgctcacaacacaaaaacatcaaCCTAGCAACAGCTCATAACTTGTAAGACTTGTAAGACTGTTTTGGGGCACTATGGAAGTTTGGCAGTCGGTTCAAAGAAATTTCTTTCTaacaattaattcattcactgccgttgacggctatagacgtcaaaaattcatttgaactatttctattagtttcacttttttttccacatttgttaacaagagtatgaaaacctagaaaaaaatgtattgtacatttagaacagatatcaaattcgtgattaatcttgagttaactagtgaagtcatgtgattaattacaattaaaaaaaataatcacctgatgcccctaatttaaaaaaagaaagaaaatataaaaaattaggggcatcagatgattacaatttttaattgtaattaatcgcatgacttcagtagttaactcacgattaatcccaaatttgatatctgttctaaatgtacaataaaaaaaattctaggttttcatactctagttaacaaaagttaaattaatagaaatagttcaaatgaatttttaacgtctatagccgtcaatggcagtgaatgagttaattggggTGCCTCGGTGAGACACTGATGTTGTGATACTTGATACATTGATTTCGCGCTCTCCTCACCTCAAATATTTCCTCACGGGACACCTCAATGCGACAATGCCCAGCCTGCGGTTGCTGCTGAGACAGTTCCTGTCGGAGGATCTTGAGCTTCTGGACCAGGTCTCGCTTGTACTTGGGCACCGTGAGACACTCGGCCTCCTCTGGGAGCTGACCTGTGGACACCAGAGCCTGCTGGACCTGATCCTTCAACTGGTTCTGACGACTgatgggcaaaaaaataaataaaaggaagatGGGAAAGATCAGAACATAAAATACAGAGATTAACTAGGCCTGAGGTTAGCAATATTCTACTCAGAATAGCTAAAGAATAAATATAAGCTTTTACACTTGTGTATTCTAGGTCACCCAATCCACATTTTAGATATAATAATTAAGGCTATTCCCACACATAAAGAAGTATTTCAAATCCATTTTGGGTCAACTTGGCCATATGGCAACATTAATTACATGCCGAAACAAGAGGTGGTGCTATAATCCCGAAATAGGACACATTTTAGTCAGTACAAAGATGAAGAACAAGCGATCTCTCTCCCAGtaagtacaacaacaacaaagtgaaAAGGAGGGAAACAGTTGGCTATTTTTGCAATGCTATAATGgacatatgttgttttttttaaccccgtttattgttttttcgtgtcaaaatggctgactttggATAGATGGACACAAAGTGGTGTAATAAAAGAATTACTTTTGAATATAACATTAACAAATATAAACAATCCAGTAGATTAGACATATGTAAGGATATAAAAGCATGCACTATACAATGGAGACATAGTTCTTTTTCTTTCTAACACATCCCCCCCCCAGCCTAAATTTAGCTGTGGACGAACGGTCATAATCCATTTGATCAAATAATTTTTCAGCATAAAAAATTCTCACCTTTTTTGCCACAAGATATTAATACTACAATAACTTGTCAGATGCAGTGTCAAAAAAAGCAGTATCCAAtataatatgatataatataatataatataatataatatacaataatataatataatatttcacTTTATGGGGTAGGACTACTTCCACAACGGCATTTTGCACTTCAGTTGGGGAAGCAGGCAAAATGAGGCTCAGGGTCGTAAACAGAAGTGAAGCGACGAGAACGGCAGAAGCACGTGTCAGTCGACTGCGAAAGTAGTAAAGAACAtacataatcaatgtatatgactgatgcgtatagtaagaatcgatggggacgggttactaataagccatggcttttacccgtcagcccttttttcggatgtcaatgttgcaaatgatatgatgtgaACGATGttacctgtaataatgtgtccgaaagggaaaaaaatgaataaaacaaatcaataagtATTTTTAATAGAAGTTCAAGTCAGTTAATCTGACAAAAGATAACTTCTACGAAAGGAGATATAAAGGCAGAGGGCAAAACAGACAGCTGCAGTTAACAGAGGTTAAATTCGACCACAATTGCTCTCAAGTATCCTTCTAATGGCCTGCATTGTCTATAATCACATTGACAACTTTGCTTAGTTTGTAGTGTCTGCCAAGTGGAATCGAGTTAGGCTTTTCAATCACTTCCTGTTAGCCCAGAAAGCCACAGGGCCCCAAAAGACTCTCAAGAACTCCTCTTGAATCCTTTTATTTCCTGCAGACTAGACTCTGAGGGAGGGATGGGAAGTAGGAAGGGCACTCGCCTGACAGCATCCAAATCCAGCAGACAAGTCGGAGGGTGGGAGGGGACGGATGAGAGCAAGGCGCCAAAGCATCTCTTTCTGCACTTTCACCTATAAAGCCTCCCTCCCCTAGACATCACAAACAAAATGCAACGGACTTCTCCTTTCTTTCATGAACAGAACTCTGTAACCTACAGACACCAAAATGAGCGCACGTTTACAGGATATTGTAGACCGTAAATGTAAATCCTGTGTGAGATGACATAACTCCTCATGCCGCGATATTCAAAACCGGTCTGGAATCAAGGATTCAGTTACTGAAAGGTGACCAGTCGGGTTTGTAACATCATGGGCTAAATCTGTATTATAGCAAAAAGTGAGCTGGATGTTCAGACAAAGtcgcaatgaaataaaaagcagcattaaaaacaacaaatttgtcAGACTCAGACAGTAtatcaaacattttttgtggTATGATGGAACAGAGGGGGTGAAATCCCTGAATTGATAAAAAGCAGATGTCTTGATGGAACTCCATGATGCTTGATATCTTTTCCAGATAGCACATATTTCCTAACATCACAAACGTACTAAAAAGTATTTGAGCAATCAAACACAGGTTTGACAATGatagtacaattttttttacttaaaattttttgggggaccaCACCATGCCTAAACACTAGAATAATCACAATGGAGAGAAAGGTTGTGCCCTCACCCACTTGAACGCGTTCTATTCCACcagaataaacaaaacaacttccCTGCATAATCTTGTTCATAAAAAAGCATCtgacattgggaaaaaaaagtggcatttttAAGACTTTGCAGGGGACCACagatgagaaaaagaaaaaaaacgagtcAAGAATGCCAGCATGTTCTTTGATCCATAAGAACGGGAAAGGAAGAAACCGGATCTCTCTGCAATGCATTCCGTCCCTGCACAGAGGAATGAGGTCAGGCCCATCCACAGCTCCATCTTCGTGAAGCAAAGGCCTATGGGTAACTCTATGGCCGTTAACAGCACAGTAGGTGTTTGAACAGCTGCATAGGCAAAGACATTCTGAACATGTGTTTGGGCCATGCTCAAAGGCTTGGGCCATGCACAGATACATAAACCGATGCATAAACCTCCTCAGATTGACTCAAAACACACAATTCATTAACGGGCATTACATCCATGTGATATTTCCTGGATGTAAGCTATACTAGTCCTCGGCTCCCATTCTCCTGTCAGATGTCTAGCCAATAGCAGCTACGTGACGAATAGTGTGCTAAAATGCTCAAATGATCCGAAACTCTACAAGGCTTGAAGCATGTGTGGAAAAAGTGGAGCGAACGTGTAGCCGTGTGCAACAACAGGGGCTTCCtggaatgaaaaacaaatcttaCCTCGCATTCTGACTTTCAATGCCTCCCCGTGAGCCATTTGGGCTTGGACTGTAAATGCAAAACAATTGAGTACATGaactaaaacaaaaccacattaaaaaaatatatttttaatgatttcacGATAATATACTGTAAGAGTACAAAAGGTCAGAACTCACTTAAGGACTCGATGCAGGTTGGCAGAGAGGCGCGGGTCAGTGAACTGTGTGGTTCGGTTGTTGTGGTCCACAAAGTATACTCTCCCTGTGGCAGTGTTCCGTATCTCCCATCCAGGAGGTAGAGGACCCAGTTCCTCACAGTTCACATTACTAAGATCTCTGGAATgcgacagaaaaaaacacaataataaataatgtaggCACATTATTACCGGAATAAACAGACTATGGAACaatatattatactgtataatagaCCTGCAAGCAAGAATAGATTAAGTATACATAGCATGCTCattatgatatatttttttcaaatttgacaaATTCCATTttatatatagaatatatatttctacttcagtacatatgtatatacagtacataagcaTACAGTAAACATATACATTAAAGATAgttcaatatgtttttttcagggatgataccgatgccgattattagtagtcaaggaggccgataaccgataattGGAGCCGacattaattttcaataataataaaaaaagaggggggatattgttgtaaatttattttttaatgcaaatgccAATCCTGGCTTTGTTGTATTTTCTCAAAGCATGTTCaatgaacaatttttcagacttttcaaaatgtaagttTCTTTcatcagtatgtcttaaaaagttagccattgctctctatagttttcaacagtaaatatttttttcccccaaatttaaaaataactgaaatctAACACTTTCATATTTCTtagttttaatgtcgaacattAACGaatggttcagaaggttcccagagtcagcagcatctcttataaagttaacttaAAGTTCCCGGAGATTAAAATAGttttatcggccgtcagattttgaaaaaaggcagacaccaatattcgtcaaaatgtccaatatcgAAGTCAAATATACATACCGTacaatacatatacacatatg is a window of Vanacampus margaritifer isolate UIUO_Vmar chromosome 2, RoL_Vmar_1.0, whole genome shotgun sequence DNA encoding:
- the smurf2 gene encoding E3 ubiquitin-protein ligase SMURF2, with protein sequence MRREGWNKEVMSNQGVRRNGPVKLRLTVLCAKNLVKKDFFRLPDPFAKVVVDGSGQCHSTDTVRNTLDPKWNQHYDLYIGKSDSITISVWNHKKIHKKQGAGFLGCIRLLSNAINRLKDTGYQRLDLNKLSPNDSDTVRGQIVVSLQSRDRIGTGGPVVDCSRLFDNDLPDGWEERRTASGRIQYLNHITRTTQWERPTRPASEYSSPGRPLSCIVDENTPISTNGATPTTAMPPNDGDQRERRVRSQRHRNYMSRTHLHTPPDLPEGYEQRTTQQGQVYFLHTQTGVSTWHDPRVPRDLSNVNCEELGPLPPGWEIRNTATGRVYFVDHNNRTTQFTDPRLSANLHRVLNPSPNGSRGGIESQNASRQNQLKDQVQQALVSTGQLPEEAECLTVPKYKRDLVQKLKILRQELSQQQPQAGHCRIEVSREEIFEESYRQVMKMRPKDLWKRLMVKFRGEEGLDYGGVAREWLYLLSHEMLNPYYGLFQYSRDDIYTLQINPDSAVNPEHLSYFHFVGRIMGMAVFHGHYIDGGFTLPFYKQLLGKPITLDDMESVDPDLHNSLVWILDNDITGVLDHTFCVEHNAYGEIIQHELKPNGKSIPVTQDTKKEYVRLYVNWRFLRGIEAQFLALQKGFNEVIPQHLLKAFDEKELELIVCGLGKIDINDWKSNTRLKHCTPDSNIVKWFWKAVESFDEERRARLLQFVTGSSRVPLQGFKALQGAAGPRLFTIHQIDANTNNLPKAHTCFNRIDIPPYESYDKLYDKLLTAIEETCGFAVE